A stretch of the Chelonia mydas isolate rCheMyd1 chromosome 5, rCheMyd1.pri.v2, whole genome shotgun sequence genome encodes the following:
- the LOC119566652 gene encoding sialic acid-binding Ig-like lectin 15 isoform X3, whose protein sequence is MHVPPRITGLRGGSIVLPCTFTHPLHDYVGKIQVIWKPDIFQCLVNNGSTETGSFENCTRGQEPSGRFRLAGDPRRHNLSLRIAGLRFEDSGEYRCRVVLLGVKGAAYERSPGVTLTVEAQPSILNLTLFPGPLPVRVACTAAGKPVPNITWLGPAGSEVVQLQDTPGLWNRTTQEVSVSRNGTYTCRAENVHGRVESSVLVGLQGPKGLPLLLTILLPAALFLLAVLLLLALCARWKGCCRVPGREPAAPVGLTQDAPCTGGRESVGRAQPGEADTCFPCQPAAHANGLPPAQALPLPQPGPSSPVRQLPVSPAEDPDSCTYADLTFPSPGAGSRGPQPAAQSPPAPAEEVTYSELMPYRGPR, encoded by the exons ATGCATGTCCCCCCACGGATAACGGGGCTGAGAGGAGGTTCCATTGTGCTGCCCTGCACCTTCACACACCCGCTCCATGACTACGTGGGTAAAATCCAGGTGATCTGGAAGCCCGATATTTTCCAATGCCTGGTGAACAACGGCAGCACTGAGACCGGCAGCTTCGAGAACTGCACAAGGGGTCAGGAGCCGAGTGGGCGCTTCCGCCTGGCCGGGGACCCCCGGCGGCACAACCTCTCCCTGCGCATCGCAGGGCTGCGCTTCGAGGACAGCGGGGAGTACAGGTGCCGCGTGGTGCTCCTAGGTGTAAAGGGAGCGGCCTACGAGCGCAGCCCTGGGGTAACGCTCACCGTGGAAG cgcAACCCAGCATCCTCAACCTCACGCTGTTCCCCGGGCCCCTCCCTGTGCGGGTGGCCTGCACGGCCGCGGGGAAGCCTGTGCCCAACATCACATGGCTGGGGCCGGCGGGGAGCGaggtggtgcagctgcaggacaCCCCTGGGCTCTGGAACCGGACGACGCAGGAGGTGTCCGTGAGCCGGAACGGGACCTACACCTGCCGGGCGGAGAACGTGCACGGCCGGGTTGAGAGCTCGGTGCTCGTGGGGCTCCAGGGACCCAaggggctgcccctgctgcttaccATCCTCCTCCCAGCAGCCCTGTTCCTGCTCGCCGTCCTCCTGCTGCTTGCCCTCTGCGCCCGATGGAAAG GCTGTTGCCGGGTCCCGGGGAG GGAGCCGGCAGCCCCGGTGGGCCTCACCCAGGATGCACCTTGCACAG GAGGAAGGGAGAGCGTAGGGAGAGCTCAGCCTGGTGAGGCCGAtacctgctttccctgccagccagCTGCTCATGCCAATGggctgcctcctgcccaggccctgcccctgccccagcctgggcccagctcccctgtAAGGCAGCTGCCTGTGTCTCCCGCAGAGGACCCGGACAGCTGCACCTACGCAGATCTgaccttccccagccctggggccggcAGTAGAG GTCCCCAgcccgcagcccagagccccccagcaccagcagaag
- the LOC119566652 gene encoding sialic acid-binding Ig-like lectin 15 isoform X1, whose protein sequence is MDPRCVCLWGLLTGGALRGGWAEPTWSMHVPPRITGLRGGSIVLPCTFTHPLHDYVGKIQVIWKPDIFQCLVNNGSTETGSFENCTRGQEPSGRFRLAGDPRRHNLSLRIAGLRFEDSGEYRCRVVLLGVKGAAYERSPGVTLTVEAQPSILNLTLFPGPLPVRVACTAAGKPVPNITWLGPAGSEVVQLQDTPGLWNRTTQEVSVSRNGTYTCRAENVHGRVESSVLVGLQGPKGLPLLLTILLPAALFLLAVLLLLALCARWKGCCRVPGREPAAPVGLTQDAPCTGGRESVGRAQPGEADTCFPCQPAAHANGLPPAQALPLPQPGPSSPVRQLPVSPAEDPDSCTYADLTFPSPGAGSRGPQPAAQSPPAPAEEVTYSELMPYRGPR, encoded by the exons ggggcgctctgCGGGGCGGCtgggcagagcccacctggagcATGCATGTCCCCCCACGGATAACGGGGCTGAGAGGAGGTTCCATTGTGCTGCCCTGCACCTTCACACACCCGCTCCATGACTACGTGGGTAAAATCCAGGTGATCTGGAAGCCCGATATTTTCCAATGCCTGGTGAACAACGGCAGCACTGAGACCGGCAGCTTCGAGAACTGCACAAGGGGTCAGGAGCCGAGTGGGCGCTTCCGCCTGGCCGGGGACCCCCGGCGGCACAACCTCTCCCTGCGCATCGCAGGGCTGCGCTTCGAGGACAGCGGGGAGTACAGGTGCCGCGTGGTGCTCCTAGGTGTAAAGGGAGCGGCCTACGAGCGCAGCCCTGGGGTAACGCTCACCGTGGAAG cgcAACCCAGCATCCTCAACCTCACGCTGTTCCCCGGGCCCCTCCCTGTGCGGGTGGCCTGCACGGCCGCGGGGAAGCCTGTGCCCAACATCACATGGCTGGGGCCGGCGGGGAGCGaggtggtgcagctgcaggacaCCCCTGGGCTCTGGAACCGGACGACGCAGGAGGTGTCCGTGAGCCGGAACGGGACCTACACCTGCCGGGCGGAGAACGTGCACGGCCGGGTTGAGAGCTCGGTGCTCGTGGGGCTCCAGGGACCCAaggggctgcccctgctgcttaccATCCTCCTCCCAGCAGCCCTGTTCCTGCTCGCCGTCCTCCTGCTGCTTGCCCTCTGCGCCCGATGGAAAG GCTGTTGCCGGGTCCCGGGGAG GGAGCCGGCAGCCCCGGTGGGCCTCACCCAGGATGCACCTTGCACAG GAGGAAGGGAGAGCGTAGGGAGAGCTCAGCCTGGTGAGGCCGAtacctgctttccctgccagccagCTGCTCATGCCAATGggctgcctcctgcccaggccctgcccctgccccagcctgggcccagctcccctgtAAGGCAGCTGCCTGTGTCTCCCGCAGAGGACCCGGACAGCTGCACCTACGCAGATCTgaccttccccagccctggggccggcAGTAGAG GTCCCCAgcccgcagcccagagccccccagcaccagcagaag
- the LOC119566652 gene encoding sialic acid-binding Ig-like lectin 15 isoform X2 — protein sequence MDPRCVCLWGLLTGGALRGGWAEPTWSMHVPPRITGLRGGSIVLPCTFTHPLHDYVGKIQVIWKPDIFQCLVNNGSTETGSFENCTRGQEPSGRFRLAGDPRRHNLSLRIAGLRFEDSGEYRCRVVLLGVKGAAYERSPGVTLTVEAQPSILNLTLFPGPLPVRVACTAAGKPVPNITWLGPAGSEVVQLQDTPGLWNRTTQEVSVSRNGTYTCRAENVHGRVESSVLVGLQGPKGLPLLLTILLPAALFLLAVLLLLALCARWKGGRESVGRAQPGEADTCFPCQPAAHANGLPPAQALPLPQPGPSSPVRQLPVSPAEDPDSCTYADLTFPSPGAGSRGPQPAAQSPPAPAEEVTYSELMPYRGPR from the exons ggggcgctctgCGGGGCGGCtgggcagagcccacctggagcATGCATGTCCCCCCACGGATAACGGGGCTGAGAGGAGGTTCCATTGTGCTGCCCTGCACCTTCACACACCCGCTCCATGACTACGTGGGTAAAATCCAGGTGATCTGGAAGCCCGATATTTTCCAATGCCTGGTGAACAACGGCAGCACTGAGACCGGCAGCTTCGAGAACTGCACAAGGGGTCAGGAGCCGAGTGGGCGCTTCCGCCTGGCCGGGGACCCCCGGCGGCACAACCTCTCCCTGCGCATCGCAGGGCTGCGCTTCGAGGACAGCGGGGAGTACAGGTGCCGCGTGGTGCTCCTAGGTGTAAAGGGAGCGGCCTACGAGCGCAGCCCTGGGGTAACGCTCACCGTGGAAG cgcAACCCAGCATCCTCAACCTCACGCTGTTCCCCGGGCCCCTCCCTGTGCGGGTGGCCTGCACGGCCGCGGGGAAGCCTGTGCCCAACATCACATGGCTGGGGCCGGCGGGGAGCGaggtggtgcagctgcaggacaCCCCTGGGCTCTGGAACCGGACGACGCAGGAGGTGTCCGTGAGCCGGAACGGGACCTACACCTGCCGGGCGGAGAACGTGCACGGCCGGGTTGAGAGCTCGGTGCTCGTGGGGCTCCAGGGACCCAaggggctgcccctgctgcttaccATCCTCCTCCCAGCAGCCCTGTTCCTGCTCGCCGTCCTCCTGCTGCTTGCCCTCTGCGCCCGATGGAAAG GAGGAAGGGAGAGCGTAGGGAGAGCTCAGCCTGGTGAGGCCGAtacctgctttccctgccagccagCTGCTCATGCCAATGggctgcctcctgcccaggccctgcccctgccccagcctgggcccagctcccctgtAAGGCAGCTGCCTGTGTCTCCCGCAGAGGACCCGGACAGCTGCACCTACGCAGATCTgaccttccccagccctggggccggcAGTAGAG GTCCCCAgcccgcagcccagagccccccagcaccagcagaag